The DNA segment AGACATGGGTCCCTCTTTTCCGCTCTTTTCGTGAAATCCCGAGGCGCCCCATACGGCCTTGGCACACCTTCACGGCTCGCTTCGCATTGCGCATGGGTGTTTCCCGCCCCCAGGCGGGAAACACGGCCGACCCAGTGGGATCAAATTACCATTCGGCGTAGCCGTGATTTGCGCCTCCAGGCGGAAATCACCCGAGCGCGATGCGCAGCGAGCCGTCTGGGTTTTCATCTCCCGTTATGGGGCGCCTCGTCGGCAGGCAAAAAGAGCGGAAAAGAGGGGGCCATGTTTGAGCATCGCCTTAAGGCGATGTGAGTTTGGCCCCCGGCCGCTCTTTTTGCCTGCCGACGAGGAGGCTTTCGCCCCATCCGGGTCGCTTCTTTGCCTACTTTCTTGGCGAGACAAGAAAGTAGGTCGCCTCCCCGCAGGGGAGGTGAAACTGCCTTTGACTTTCAGCTTTTGCCCTTGAAGTGGCAGTAAAGCCGTTGCAGTTGCAGTTGCAGTTGCAATTCAAAGACCACAAACACAGCCCCTCAAGCCACGAAAGCCTTGCGGGCCGCTTCAATCGTGGTAGCGAGAATCGCATCGTCATGCTGCGCCGAGACGAAGCCCGCCTCAAAGGCGGACGGCGCCAGGTAGACGCCGGCATCCAGCATGGCGTGGAAGAAGCGGTTGAAGCGCGCGGTATCGCACTGCGTGACTTCAGCAAAGCTGCCCGGCACACCCTCGCGGAAGTACAGGCCGAACATGCCGCCGATGGCATCCGCCGCGAACGGCACGCCGGCATCAACCGCAGCCGCGGCCAGGCCGTCGGCCAGCTTGCGGGTTTGCGCGGCAAGGCGGTCATGGAAGCCCGGTGCCTGGATCAGCTTGAGGGTGGTCAGCCCGGCCGCCACCGCCAGCGGGTTGCCCGACAGCGTGCCGGCCTGGTACACGGCGCCCAGCGGCGCCAGGCAGGCCATGATGTCGCGCCGCCCGCCAAAGGCTGCCGCCGGCATGCCGCCGCCGATCACCTTGCCCAGGCAGGTCAGGTCCGGCGTGATGCCGTAATGCGCCTGCGCGCCGCCCAGCGCGACGCGAAAGCCGGTCATCACCTCGTCGAAGATCAGCACCGCGCCATGCCTGGTGCACAGCGAGCGCATGGCTTGCAAGAACGCATCGCTTGCGCGCACCAGGTTCATGTTGCCGGCCACCGGCTCCACGATCACCGCGGCGATCTCATCGGCGTGCTTGATGAAAGCTTGCTCGAGCTGCTCGACGTTGTTGTACTCCAGCACCATGGTGTGCTTGGTCACGTCGGCGGGCACGCCGGCCGAGGACGGCGCGTTCTTGGTGGTGTCGGCAAAGGTCAGCAGGCCGGAACCCGCCTTGACCAGCAGGCTGTCGGCGTGGCCGTGGTAGCAGCCCTCGAACTTCACGATCAGGTCGCGCTTGGTGAAGCCGCGCGCCAGGCGCAGCGCGCTCATGGTGGCCTCGGTGCCGGAGGAAACCAGTCGCACCTGCTCGATCGACGGCACCAGCTTGCAGATTTCCTCGGCCATCTCGATCTCGGCCTCGGTCGGCGCGCCGAACGAGAAGCTGTGGGCTGAGGTCTCCTGCACCGCGCGCACCACTTCGGGGTGGGCATGACCGACGATCATCGGGCCCCAGGAGCCGATATAGTCGATATAGCGCTGGCCGTCGGCGTCCCACATGTAAGCGCCTTCGGCGCGCGTGATGAAGCGGGGCGTGCCGCCCACCGAGCGGAAGGCGCGCACGGGCGAATTGACGCCGCCCGGAATGGTTTGCTGTGCGCGGTCGAAGAGCTGCTGGTTACGAGACATGGCTTTGCGTGAAATCAAAAGCGGGAGAAACGCGTTCTAACGGGCAGCAAGTTACCTTGAAGATGCCTGCAAAAAGGATCAAATGCGAGGCATTTACGCGGTAACGTGCGCGAACACGGCGTATTTGGCCCGAATCCTGCTAACCCGGCTGGCGCCGGCGGCGCCGATTCGGTACCATCTGGCCCTGAATTTTAATGGAGAGTGACTGGACCGTTATGGAATACAAGACCTGGATGTGCCTGATCTGCGGCTGGATTTACGACGAAGCTACCGGCGCGCCCGAAGACGGCATTGCCCCCGGCACCAAATGGGAAGACGTGCCCATCAACTGGACCTGCCCGGAATGTGGCGCGCGCAAGGAAGATTTCGAGATGGTGGCGCTCTGATGTTCTGCAGGGTGCCTGGAGTTGCTGAACCGCAACGCTAGCACCGCCGCGTCGCCAGCCAACACAGGCTGGATGGCGTGATCTGGCCATGCGTCACCATGACGCGACCGTGACGACCCCGCTTGGGGCCTCAGCCAGCCGCGTCGCGTCGCGTCGATGCGACAGATCGCCAGGGGCTGCCCGAGATTCCGGATTGACGGCCCCACGGCGACTTGTCACACTCTGTTTCAAATTTGAAAATCCACCCTTCGGGGGGTGGACTGCGGCAGGCGCGGGTACCACGCGCCGCCGCTTGCCGGGCACCGGGGCTTTCCGGCCGGCGTGTTTTCGGGAATTAGAACGTTTTGTTTCGGGGGTCCGTCGGGGCAGCCAGGCTGCCTTGCGCGGAAGTTCTCAAGTGAATGCCGGCGTTTCCGTCAGGGAAGCACGCCGGTCGCGGGAACGAGATGCGGGTCGCTCAACTACAAGAAGGTATTCGGGTCAACGCCGAGGTCAGCGGCGCGGTCGAGGCTGGCGCTGGCGCGAGCGGCGCTGCTGCGCCTGCGCGCCGCAAGGTGCTCGTGATCGACGATTCCAGCACCATCCGCCGCACCGCGGAGATCTTCCTGTCCCAGGCCGGTTGCCAGGTGCTGCTGGCCGAAGACGGCTTCGAGGCACTCGCCAAGGTCGGCGACATGCATCCGGACCTGATCTTCTGCGACATCCTGATGCCGCGCCTGGACGGTTACCAGACCTGTGCCCTCATCAAGAAAAGCCCTCGGTTCCATGCCATCCCGGTGATCATGCTGTCCTCCCGCGACGGCGTGTTCGACCGTTCGCGCGGCCGCCTGGTCGGCGCGCAAGACCATCTCGCCAAGCCTTTTACCCGTGAGTCGCTGCTGCAGGCGGTAGACGCCTGCGTGCCACGTGCCGCTGCCGTGGCCAGCCCCTTGCCGGCTTGAGCGCAATCCAAGGAATCCCAATCATCATGACTATCAGCAAAATCCTTATCGTCGACGACTCCCCCACCGAAGCCCTGTTCATGTCCGACCTGCTCGGCAAGAAGGGCTTCAAGGTCTCGGTGGCCGGCAATAGCGAACAGGCCTTCGCCCGGCTCGAGAAGGAACCCTTCGACCTGATCCTGATGGACGTGGTGATGCCCGGCCAGAACGGCTACCAGGCGACCCGCGCGATCAAGCGCGACGACCGCTTCAAGGACATCCCCGTGATCATGTGCACCAGCAAGGGCCTGGACACCGACCGCATCTGGGGCATGCGCCAGGGCGCGGCCGACTACGTCGTCAAGCCGGTCGATGGCGAAGAACTGCTGACCAAGATCGCCGCGCTGGCACACTGAGCCGCGCGCCGGTTTCCTGCCCGCTTGCATCCGAGCCCATCCTTGCCTTCTCACCGGAACCCCACCATGACCGCGCCGCGCCAGGATCTTCGTGCCCGCCAGACCCGGCTGCAGGACTACCAGGCCATGCTGGCCCGCCGGCTGCGTGAGGCGCGCAGCCTGCCGGCGGTGGACAGCTTCCTGGGCCTGCAGGTGGGACAGCGGCACTGGCTGCTGCCGTTGCCGGAGACGGGCGAGGTGCTCGAGATGCGCCAGCCCAGCCGCGTGCCGCTCACGCAGTCCTGGTACACCGGGCTGGTGAACGCGCGCGGCAGCCTGCTGGGCGTGATCGATTTTGGCCTGTTCTGCGGCGAGGGAGCCACCGCGCTGCAGCCGGGCAGCAAGATCGTGGTGCTGTCGCGCCAGGTGGAGCGCGCCTGCGGCATCCTGGCCACGCGCGTGATCGGGCTGCGCCATGCCGGAGACCTGTCGTTGCCGGTGGAAGCGGCGAATGCGCCGAATGCGCCGAACGCGCCGCCGGCGGGGCCGGAGGCGGTGCCGGACTGGGAGGGCGCGCGTTTTGCCGATCGCGACGGGCGCGACTGGCAGGTGCTCGATGTGCGCAGGTTGCTGGCGTCGCCGGCTTTCCTGCAGGTGGGCCGGCAGGCTGCCTGAGCGCTGCGCGGCGCCGTTCGCAAGGACGCGACGATGCGGCGGGCGCGACGACAAATCAAATTCAAAAAATAACGGACAGAGGGTGCTATGGGTTTCAAGATGTTCAGCCTGGGTCGCCAGGCGCCGGCGGCCGGTGCCGCCGAACTGGCGGCAGACGCCGCAGCCGCGCCCAGCACGCGAAGCACCCCGGCCGAGACGCTCTCGGGCCGGCTGTCCCGCATCCCGTTTGCCAGCCAGCAGCGCGCGCTGACCACCGGCGTGGTGGTGTCGCTGGCGGCGCTGCTGGCATCGGTGTATTTCGATAACCGCGAAGCCAACAACGGCGCGGCGCAGATCGAGATCGCCGGCGACATGCTGATGCACTCGCAGCGCCTGGCCAAGGCCGTGCCGGTGGCGCTGCTGGGCAATGCGCAGGCGTTCACGCAGCTGCGCCAGTCCAAGAGCGAGCTCGCGGACGACTTGCAGGCGCTGCAAAACGGCAGCGATGCGAAGCACGTGCGCGCGACCGGCGCGGCCGCCGCGCCGCTGCTGGAAAAAGCCATGGAGTCCTGGCAGCGCACCGAGAAGAGCGCCGGTGACGTGCTGGCCCAGCAGCCCACCCTGACCACCATCGGCCAGACGCTGCAGATCTTCAACGCCTCCAACCCCGAACTGCTGGAAAGCGCGGAGCAGGTGGCGGCAATCAAGCTGCAAAGCGGCGCCAACGCGCGCGAGGTGGCTGCCTCCGCGCAGCTGGTGATGCTGACGCAGCGACTGGGCAAGAACCTCAACGAGTTCCTGGCGGGCGAAGGCGTCAACCCGGAAACCGCGTTCCTGCTCGGCAAGGACACCAATACCTTCCGCGAAACCCTGGACGGCCTGATGAATGGCAGCGAAGCGCTGCGGCTGTCGGCGGCGGGAGATGCGGAAACCCGTGGCTACCTGCAGCAGCTGTCGCAACGCTTTGACGCGGTGCAGAAGACCACCCAGACCATCCTGCAGAACCTGCCCGGCCTGATCGCCGCCAAGCGCGCGCAGCAGCAGATCTTCAACGACAACGAGGCACTGCGCGGCGAGCTGTCCGCGTTGCAGGCTGCTTATGCGCAAGGCGCGCGCATGCGCCCGCTGACGCTGGGCGCCACCATCGTCTCGGCCTTGCTCACGCTGCTGTTCCTGGCGGGCCTGGCCGCGCTGTACCTGCGCGACTCGCGTGCCCGTACCCTCGAAGCCGAGGCCCGCGAGCGCGAGGCCGAAGCCCGCCGCCTGGATGAAAAGCGCAACAACGACGTGACCCAGAAGGCGATTTTGCAGTTGATGAACGAGCTGCAGGACATCGCCGACGGCGACCTGACCAAACAAGCCACCGTGACCGAGGACATCACCGGCGCCATCGCCGACTCGGTGAACTACACGGTGGAAGAATTGCGCGAACTGGTCGGCCGGGTGCAGCAGACCGCCGGCGAGGTGACGCAGGCATCGGGGCAGGTGCAGGACACCTCGACCGAGCTGGTCGCCGCCTCGGAAGAGCAATCGCGCCAGATCCGCCAGACCGGCGAATCGGTGGTGGAAATGGCGGACCGCATCACGCAGGTCTCGCGCGGCGCGGCGGAATCCGCCAACGTGGCGCGCGCCTCGCTGGCCGCGGCCGAGCAGGGCCAGCACGCGGTGCAGAACGCCATCGTCGGCATGAACGGCATCCGCGAGCAGATCCAGGACACCTCCAAGCGCATCAAGCGCCTGGGCGAATCCTCGCAGGAGATCGGTGAAATCGTCGAGCTGATTTCCGACATTACCGAGCAGACCAACGTGCTGGCGCTGAACGCCGCCATCCAGGCCGCATCGGCCGGTGAAGCCGGGCGCGGCTTCTCGGTGGTGGCCGAAGAAGTGCAGCGGCTGGCAGAGCGCTCCGGCGAGGCAACCAAGCAGATCGGCGCGCTGATCCGCACCATCCAGACCGACACCCAGGACGCAGTGCACGCCATGGAGCGCAGCACCCAGGGCGTGGTGGAAGGGGCCAAGCTGTCGGACAATGCCGGCGCCGCGCTGGTGGAGATCGGCCGCGTGTCGCGCCAGCTCGCCGAGCTGATCGAGCAGATTTCCCAGACCACCTCGCATGAGGCGGGGCTGGCTACCGCGGTGGCACGCAATATCGAAGGGATCCTGCAGGTGACCGAGCAGACCTCGTCCGGCACGCGCCAGACGGCACTCTCGGTGCGCCAGCTGACCTTGCTGACCGAAGAGCTGCGTAATTCGGTGCTGCGATTCAAGATCGCCTGACGAGTCAGCATTGGTGTTCAACGCGAGCCCGCGCGGATGCGGGCCACGGACCGGCGCCACCGCATTGGACGCATTGGAAGCAGTCATGTCATTGAATTTCCCTGTCTCGCGCGAGGCCGCCGGCGCCGATCCGGCCGTGCAGGATCCGCTGGCGCCGATCCCTTCGCCGGACTTGTCCGCCGAGCTGGCCGCCCCGGCCAGCAAGCCTGCGGCGCCGGTGGCTCGTGATCTTTCCGTGCTGGCCTGGCTGGCGCCGAGCCTGCGCGCCGCGCTGGACGACGCCGCCGCGGAGCTGGGCCACTACGTCGATGAAGTGCAGCAAGCGCCCGAGGCGCTGGGCGCGCGCGACACCACCTCGCTGCGCCTGGCCGGCCAGCACCTGCACCAGGCCGCCGGCGCGGTGCACATCGTTGGCCTGCGCGGGGTCGATCCGTATTGCCAGGCGCTGCGCCGCCTGCTTGAAGGCATCGATGGCGGCGCCGTGCCCGCCGACGCCCGCACGCTGGCCGCGTTCCGCCTGGGCGTGCAAGCGCTGGCCGAGTACGTCGACGACCTGATGGTTGGCGACGACGAAGATCCGGTGCGGCTGTTCTGTTCCTATGCCGACGTGCTGGGCCGCCTTGGCGAAGACCGCGTGCACCCCGCCGACCTGTGGGTGGACGAGCTGCAGATGCTGCCCGGCATCTTGCTGCCGATGCGCATGGCCTCCACGGTCACACGCGCGCGCCAGCGCTTCGAGGCGGCGTTGCTCAAGGCGCTGCGCCTGCCGGTCCCGTGCGCCGAGCCGGGCCTGTTGCACGAGGCCTATCTGCCGCTGGAGTCCGCGCTGGAAGACGTACGCGCGAGCGAGCAGGAACTGCGCCGCGCCACCGATCATCCGGACCGCGGCGTGTGGCATGTGCTGGCCCTGGTGTTCGGCGCGCTGGCCCACGGCCTGCTGCCCTCGGACCTGCTGGCCAAGCGGCTGGCGGGGCGTGCCCACCTGCTGCTGCGCCAGTACCTGCAAGGCCAGGTGCGGGTGCCACAAGCCTTGCTCAACGACGCCGTGTACCTGCTGGTCACCA comes from the Cupriavidus basilensis genome and includes:
- the hemL gene encoding glutamate-1-semialdehyde 2,1-aminomutase, with product MSRNQQLFDRAQQTIPGGVNSPVRAFRSVGGTPRFITRAEGAYMWDADGQRYIDYIGSWGPMIVGHAHPEVVRAVQETSAHSFSFGAPTEAEIEMAEEICKLVPSIEQVRLVSSGTEATMSALRLARGFTKRDLIVKFEGCYHGHADSLLVKAGSGLLTFADTTKNAPSSAGVPADVTKHTMVLEYNNVEQLEQAFIKHADEIAAVIVEPVAGNMNLVRASDAFLQAMRSLCTRHGAVLIFDEVMTGFRVALGGAQAHYGITPDLTCLGKVIGGGMPAAAFGGRRDIMACLAPLGAVYQAGTLSGNPLAVAAGLTTLKLIQAPGFHDRLAAQTRKLADGLAAAAVDAGVPFAADAIGGMFGLYFREGVPGSFAEVTQCDTARFNRFFHAMLDAGVYLAPSAFEAGFVSAQHDDAILATTIEAARKAFVA
- a CDS encoding rubredoxin; its protein translation is MEYKTWMCLICGWIYDEATGAPEDGIAPGTKWEDVPINWTCPECGARKEDFEMVAL
- a CDS encoding response regulator, with the translated sequence MRVAQLQEGIRVNAEVSGAVEAGAGASGAAAPARRKVLVIDDSSTIRRTAEIFLSQAGCQVLLAEDGFEALAKVGDMHPDLIFCDILMPRLDGYQTCALIKKSPRFHAIPVIMLSSRDGVFDRSRGRLVGAQDHLAKPFTRESLLQAVDACVPRAAAVASPLPA
- a CDS encoding response regulator, with product MTISKILIVDDSPTEALFMSDLLGKKGFKVSVAGNSEQAFARLEKEPFDLILMDVVMPGQNGYQATRAIKRDDRFKDIPVIMCTSKGLDTDRIWGMRQGAADYVVKPVDGEELLTKIAALAH
- a CDS encoding chemotaxis protein CheW, encoding MTAPRQDLRARQTRLQDYQAMLARRLREARSLPAVDSFLGLQVGQRHWLLPLPETGEVLEMRQPSRVPLTQSWYTGLVNARGSLLGVIDFGLFCGEGATALQPGSKIVVLSRQVERACGILATRVIGLRHAGDLSLPVEAANAPNAPNAPPAGPEAVPDWEGARFADRDGRDWQVLDVRRLLASPAFLQVGRQAA
- a CDS encoding methyl-accepting chemotaxis protein codes for the protein MGFKMFSLGRQAPAAGAAELAADAAAAPSTRSTPAETLSGRLSRIPFASQQRALTTGVVVSLAALLASVYFDNREANNGAAQIEIAGDMLMHSQRLAKAVPVALLGNAQAFTQLRQSKSELADDLQALQNGSDAKHVRATGAAAAPLLEKAMESWQRTEKSAGDVLAQQPTLTTIGQTLQIFNASNPELLESAEQVAAIKLQSGANAREVAASAQLVMLTQRLGKNLNEFLAGEGVNPETAFLLGKDTNTFRETLDGLMNGSEALRLSAAGDAETRGYLQQLSQRFDAVQKTTQTILQNLPGLIAAKRAQQQIFNDNEALRGELSALQAAYAQGARMRPLTLGATIVSALLTLLFLAGLAALYLRDSRARTLEAEAREREAEARRLDEKRNNDVTQKAILQLMNELQDIADGDLTKQATVTEDITGAIADSVNYTVEELRELVGRVQQTAGEVTQASGQVQDTSTELVAASEEQSRQIRQTGESVVEMADRITQVSRGAAESANVARASLAAAEQGQHAVQNAIVGMNGIREQIQDTSKRIKRLGESSQEIGEIVELISDITEQTNVLALNAAIQAASAGEAGRGFSVVAEEVQRLAERSGEATKQIGALIRTIQTDTQDAVHAMERSTQGVVEGAKLSDNAGAALVEIGRVSRQLAELIEQISQTTSHEAGLATAVARNIEGILQVTEQTSSGTRQTALSVRQLTLLTEELRNSVLRFKIA